The Arthrobacter burdickii genomic interval ACCGGGAGACGACGTTCGCGGAAATCGACGCTTGGACCGTGGCCGACAAGGTCGAAATCGCGAACCACGGCGCCACCCACCGGGCAGGAACGCTCACGGAGGCCGAAGCACAGGACGACATCGTCAACGGGCTCAAGGAGCTGCAGGCCGCGCTCCCGTCAAAACGGATCCTGACCTGGGTGCAGCCCGCCATCGAGTACCCCGGGTTCAACAACGGAGCCACCACGGCGAACTGGACTGACACCGAGTCGGGCAAGCTCATCTACCAGCACCACGCCGCCGCTACGGGAACGATGCGAGCCGTCAACCAGCCACAAATCCCCCGGGACGGAAACATTGTCCAAGGCGCCTACGGGGTCTGGCTCGACGCAGCCAGCTCAGTTGCCACGATCAAGACACAGATCACAGCAGCAGCGACCGCGCATCGGGGAATCATCCTCCGGCATCACCCGAAGTCCATTGACGGGGGCTCCACACTCATCACCACCGCTGAGCTCACAGACCTCCTGGACTTCCTCAAAGCAGAACAGGACGCCGGGCACATCCGCGTCCTCACCTTCGGGCAATGGTCCATTGCCGACACCGGGTACTAGGAGACAGTCCATTGGGAAACTTCATCAAGAGTGAGTTCAAGACAACCGACACCGCGGCGCCCGTAACAAGGCTCACCATCGCCAAAGCGCTGTTCAACGGTGCAGACTCCGCTACTCTCCCCAATACGGATATTGGAGGGTATGCGTGGAACTACCGTGCCGGCGCGTGGAACGTCAAAGGAGCAGCGTTGGACTCCGGAGACACCACCACCTTCAGCCCCGCGGACTGCACGATCGACCCCGGAAAGCTCAACGGTGTTGTCTCTGCGAAAGTGCTGGCGATCGGCGCCGCAAGCTTGGCCGGGCTCTACTTCCGTGGACTCGCTGACGGTACCGGCTACGTGTACTACGCCCGAGGCACCGACCACGTCCTAGCCAAGCGGGCCGGCAGCAACTACACCGTCATCGCTCAGACGGGCACGGCTCGGGCATTCACCTCGGGTGAAAAGTTGCGGGTCGAATTCACCGGGTCCCGCATCATTTGCTCAGTTGACGGGGTCGTGAGCCACGACGTCACGGACACGACGTACGCCACGGGGACAAGGGTCGGTGTGCACACCCGGCTCGCTACCCTTGCGAACCCTGCTCGGTGGGATGACTTCCTGCTGACGGAATAACTCGCCTTGCTCGGACGGCGACGATCGTCACGCGGCCAGGTGGAACCGATGCTTGCAGCCGCACGCCATGTCCGGGTACATGTCGTCGCGTTCGTTGCAGGACTTGCCTCGCTCTGGCACGTTTCCGTGGCAACACATGGGGCACGTGCCTGATTCGGCCTCGTCATAGAAGAACTCGCCATGCAGCTGTGCATCCTTGTCACGGCGTCGCACCCCAGCGTTGGCGGACACGAGCAGCGCTGCTAGCAGCAGTACGGCTCCGAGCATGCCCGCGCCCGTAACGGGACGGGGCACAACGCCTGCCCAGTCGACGGCCAGCGACAACACGGCGGAAGTTGCGACGAGCACTAACCCAGCAACGACTAGCGCTTTCACGCTGGCACTGCTGCGCATGAACACCCCTAGGTAGTGAGACCAAGACTGCCCCAAGCCTAACCGTCGAGAGAGAGCCACCATGAAGCAACCGCACCGGAGGCCCGTATGTCGCGAGCTGATCTGATCAACGAGCAGTTCATGTCGC includes:
- a CDS encoding polysaccharide deacetylase family protein; its protein translation is MEILNQSVKKAGDAIAAAPLARVSTAEPSKDAVGGIVDQDNRLTWLTHDESGGPTPYAKQKLGLPTIETETATGGFLDKDNRLTWLTHDESGGPTPYALDRLQKSLALPTGSPSTPTTPTGAPTNRHAMLENELRLLHGGTIRTAGAAPVCMIFDHGLYNFKNIVLPLLRARGLASTLAINSRMYAAGAANTFENRETTFAEIDAWTVADKVEIANHGATHRAGTLTEAEAQDDIVNGLKELQAALPSKRILTWVQPAIEYPGFNNGATTANWTDTESGKLIYQHHAAATGTMRAVNQPQIPRDGNIVQGAYGVWLDAASSVATIKTQITAAATAHRGIILRHHPKSIDGGSTLITTAELTDLLDFLKAEQDAGHIRVLTFGQWSIADTGY